Proteins encoded together in one Palaemon carinicauda isolate YSFRI2023 unplaced genomic scaffold, ASM3689809v2 scaffold518, whole genome shotgun sequence window:
- the LOC137637073 gene encoding uncharacterized protein: MGKVKIKDTSQGTDSESRRLEIWRLLQENSLYIHKLETSNKCFYAVADEPNIEKLINPKVKEIFLRRNFEILDPPHLNAQRTLVVTQADAPIYTQSADDLKHDIETRNNVKVSEVIKLPNTHSTFKIKLDTVQMVRDCLVKGLLISGQSFPPKFLRQEVHVTLPQCMRCYKYDHVKKDCPKPDTYKICSVCASVDHCWTECPNGSNHKCITCSGDHPTMAARCPTRKTMVKEQAKILRTQHSLTTPTISFAQATAPKANNSTANSALPVQNSLSLQQITVMNTAIIMANLSEAVEPGTYQSMVDAFYKANGLPLVKIPTEAIKLASKVSNLLRSGPQTDSTPPQAQPGPQTDSDHPQTLTNTDDMETEDLSRKRVLSDSDTDISALINPAKKQPLPSTSAVVQVHVKESQGATALPPLPPINQTKFTLDINNADWERFKDSLDDSLSNYDEPNNVLKDKTYIDDKLAFWYRLIKEASEQYIPIKTHRILPYTKETDLKLLQFRYKQAIDQINIQGPSKHILEYIHDIQERIKIESVELINSNWDTLLNKCEISYKDPGKFWRMVGNLLGSPSDPAAYINNNNEKVYTPRDQEIVFRDFWSNIFRIDPVENRRFDQLHEQHVMAAIHDHADRIIPHDLEDLGRLDEDDSFLKPIQLQDIINIINQFQNKAPGQSKVNKTILKNLPNSMLSFLCHILNESLSMGYWPNFFKRAVLPFIGKKGKDLTSVSNYRPISLLETPGKIFEKIIKVRFEEFLDDNLLVNKNQYGFTHGKGTQLALARLYEFIAVKKSSGCGCNLISRDVSRAFDKVWHEGLKYKLLEAQLPDILTRLLCNFLDDRVAMIKIKDYVGPEFQLLSGVPQGSVLSPTLYNFYIKETPPPAEGCLQIIFADDHTQVITYPNKNKLRLQRKTVRELTKINNYERKWKITTNTNKFQLLSITVNNPPPIIIGNIRIPYTNNARILGCTFKRSGLLSHIKARINISKATDNRLKRFKGLSTKTQLRLYKSLVRPQLEYPTVIFSNISKTSMSKMQAVQNKALRRAFKEVPPYFNKILDLHQLSKLEPLNVRFHRLSQKTWDKLAIDDDDLYAITRTLSNGHTRDHNWWGRLDPKINCDPPRPRYISTG; the protein is encoded by the exons ATGGGTAAAGTGAAGATAAAGGACACTAGTCAGGGCACTGACAGCGAGTCCCGCCGCCTGGAAATATGGCGTTTGTTGCAGGAAAATTCCCTCTATATTCATAAATTAGAAACATCTAACAAATGTTTCTATGCTGTTGCTGACGAACCTAATATTGAAAAACTGATCAACCCTAAAGTAAAGGAAATTTTCCTGCGCAGGAACTTTGAAATTCTCGACCCCCCTCACCTGAATGCACAGAGAACCCTAGTGGTCACTCAGGCCGACGCCCCTATTTACACCCAATCTGCTGACGACCTTAAGCATGACATCGAAACACGGAATAATGTAAAAGTCTCTGAAGTGATCAAATTGCCTAACACCCACTCCACTTTCAAGATTAAACTGGATACTGTACAGATGGTGAGAGACTGCCTGGTTAAGGGTCTTCTCATTTCCGGACAGTCCTTTCCCCCCAAATTCTTGAGGCAGGAAGTTCACGTTACTTTACCCCAGTGTATGAGATGCTATAAGTACGACCATGTCAAGAAAGATTGCCCTAAGCCAGATACTTACAAGATTTGCTCAGTCTGCGCCTCTGTGGATCACTGCTGGACGGAGTGCCCTAATGGTAGCAACCATAAGTGCATTACTTGCAGTGGTGACCACCCAACAATGGCTGCAAGATGCCCTACCAGAAAGACTATGGTTAAGGAACAAGCCAAAATCTTAAGGACTCAACACTCTCTGACGACTCCAACCATATCCTTCGCCCAGGCCACAGCCCCTAAGGCAAATAACTCTACAGCTAACTCTGCCCTCCCAGTACAGAACTCCCTATCACTACAGCAAATTACAGTTATGAACACAGCCATAATAATGGCCAATCTCAGTGAGGCTGTTGAACCTGGCACCTACCAGTCTATGGTAGATGCTTTTTACAAAGCTAATGGCCTGCCACTAGTCAAGATCCCCACCGAGGCCATTAAATTGGCTAGCAAAGTCTCGAACCTCTTAAGATCAGGACCCCAGACTGACTCCACTCCCCCCCAGGCTCAACCAGGACCCCAGACTGACTCTGACCACCCACAGACTCTCACTAATACCGATGACATGGAGACAGAGGATCTCAGCAGAAAAAGAGTTCTCAGTGACTCTGATACTGACATCTCAGCACTCATCAATCCAGCTAAAAAGCAGCCCCTACCCTCCACCTCAGCAGTTGTTCAAGTTCATGTCAAAGAATCACAAGGAGCCAccgccctccctcccctcccccccattAATCAAACTAAG TTCACACTTGACATCAATAATGCTGACTGGGAACGTTTCAAAGACtcactcgatgactctctctcgAACTATGACGAACCGAACAATGTCCTGAAAGATAAAACCTATATTGATGACAAACTAGCTTTCTGGTATAGGTTGATAAAGGAAGCCTCAGAGCAGTATATCCCCATCAAAACCCATAGAATCCTACCCTACACCAAGGAAACTGACCTCAAACTGCTACAATTCCGGTACAAACAGGCCATAGATCAAATTAATATTCAGGGCCCATCAAAACATATCTTAGAATATATCCATGACATCCAAGAACGAATCAAAATCGAATCTGTAGAACTTATTAATTCAAACTGGGACACTCTCTTGAACAAGTGTGAGATCTCCTACAAAGACCCAGGTAAATTCTGGAGAATGGTTGGGAATCTTTTAGGTTCGCCCTCAGATCCCGCAgcctacatcaacaacaacaatgagaAGGTCTATACTCCTCGGGATCAAGAGATCGTTTTCAGGGATTTCTGGTCAAACATCTTTAGGATTGACCCAGTAGAAAATCGCAGATTTGATCAGCTACACGAGCAGCATGTCATGGCGGCAATCCATGATCATGCTGATCGCATAATCCCTCACGATTTGGAAGATCTTGGGAGGCTTGACGAGGACGACTCCTTCTTGAAACCTATCCAACTCcaggatattattaatatcattaatcagTTTCAAAACAAAGCTCCTGGCCAATCAAAAGTCAATAAAACTATACTAAAAAATCTTCCCAATTCAATGCTCTCCTTTCTTTGTCATATCTTAAATGAGTCCCTAAGCATGGGCTACTGGCCAAACTTTTTCAAGAGAGCTGTACTTCCCTTTATAGGGAAAAAGGGTAAAGACCTAACCTCAGTTTCGAATTATAGACCAATATCCCTCCTAGAGACCCCGGGGAAAATATTcgaaaagataataaaagtaaggTTCGAGGAGTTCTTGGATGATAATTTACTTGTAAACAAGAATCAGTATGGGTTTACTCATGGCAAGGGGACCCAACTAGCATTAGCCAGGTTGTACGAATTCATAGCTGTTAAGAAAAGTTCAGGGTGTGGATGTAACTTAATTTCACGAGATGTAAGCAGAGCCTTTGACAAGGTCTGGCATGAGGGCTTAAAATACAAACTTTTAGAAGCACAATTGCCAGATATTTTAACCAGACTGCTGTGCAACTTTTTAGATGACCGGGTTGCCATGATCAAAATTAAAGATTATGTAGGGCCAGAGTTCCAACTGCTctcaggtgttcctcagggtagtgttctctcccctaCTCTATATAACTTCTATATTAAGGAAACTCCTCCACCTGCAGAAGGCTGTCTTCAGATCATATTTGCCGATGATCACACCCAAGTGATAACCtatcctaataaaaataaattaagattacagagaaagacagtccgtgaattaacaaaaatcaataattacgaaaggaaatggaaaataactacaaatactaacaaattccaattattatcaataacagtcAACAATCCTCCTCCTATAATCATAGGTAACATTCGTATCCCATATACAAATAATGCAAGAATACTTGGGTGTACATTCAAACGGTCTGGCTTGCTTTCCcatattaaagcaagaattaacaTTTCCAAAGCGACTGACAATAGGCTAAAAAGATTCAAGGGGTTATCCACTAAAACACAACTGAGGCTCTATAAATCCCTAGTGAGACCACAACTAGAATACCCTACCGTAATATTCAGCAATATCAGTAAGACTTCAATGAGTAAAATGCAAGCCGTTCAAAACAAAGCTCTGAGGCGAGCCTTTAAGGAGGTGCCTCCCTATTTTAACAAAATACTTGATCTCCATCAACTTTCCAAGTTGGAACCCCTCAATGTCAGGTTTCACAGGCTTAGCcaaaaaacctgggacaaactagcCATTGACGATGACGACCTATACGCAATTACAAGGACTCTTTCCAACGGACATACTCGGGATCACAACTGGTGggggagactagatcccaaaatcAATTGTGACCCACCCCGGCCGAGATATATCTCCACCGGTTAA